A stretch of the Dichotomicrobium thermohalophilum genome encodes the following:
- the acsA gene encoding acetate--CoA ligase, whose product MEWAPIHKRPEDYSGANLVDYPAFAADFSWNDARAQLDGLPGGGLNIAHEAVDRHAAGEKADKIALRWIGRDGETRDFTYAQLARETARFANVLQAHGIGNGERVYSLLGREPELYIAALGTLKNGSVFSPLFSAFGPEPVKARMTIGEASALVTTASLYRRKIAPWRQELPGLKQVFIIDAPDTLPEGTVDLTTAMADASDSFETARTRPEDMALLHFTSGTTGRPKGAVHVHEAVVAHHITGRLALDLHPDDVFWCTADPGWVTGTSYGIISPLTNGATMIVDQAEFDAARWYRILQDQKVNVWYTAPTAIRMLMRIGSDIVKEHDLSALRFMASVGEPLNPEAVVWSEEAFGMPFHDNWWQTETGGIMIANYRAMDVRPGSMGKPLPGVTAAVVEKGEDGHMRPVAEPMTVGELALEPGWPSMMRAYLHEEERYNKSFADGWYLSGDLAMRDADGYFWFVGRADDVIKSAGHLIGPFEVESALMEHPAVAEVGVIGIPDEAAGEIVKAYVAIKKGHEPDEALRKELLGHARKKLGPAVAPREIAFRQNLPKTRSGKIMRRLLKARELGLPEGDTSTLESDEK is encoded by the coding sequence ATGGAATGGGCTCCAATTCACAAGCGCCCCGAGGATTACTCGGGTGCCAATCTTGTCGATTATCCCGCGTTCGCGGCTGATTTCTCCTGGAATGACGCGCGAGCGCAGCTTGACGGGCTCCCCGGCGGTGGACTGAACATCGCGCACGAGGCGGTGGACCGGCATGCCGCCGGCGAGAAGGCCGACAAGATCGCGCTGCGCTGGATCGGCCGTGACGGCGAAACTCGCGATTTCACTTACGCCCAGCTTGCCCGCGAGACGGCCCGCTTCGCCAATGTCCTCCAAGCACATGGCATCGGAAATGGCGAGCGGGTCTATTCGCTGCTCGGTCGCGAGCCGGAGCTCTATATCGCGGCGCTTGGCACGCTGAAGAATGGCAGCGTGTTCTCGCCGCTGTTCTCCGCCTTCGGCCCGGAGCCTGTGAAAGCGCGAATGACCATCGGCGAGGCGAGCGCGCTGGTCACGACCGCCTCCCTCTATCGCCGCAAGATCGCGCCGTGGCGGCAGGAGCTTCCCGGTCTCAAGCAGGTCTTCATCATCGATGCGCCGGACACCCTGCCCGAGGGCACTGTTGACCTGACGACGGCGATGGCCGACGCCTCCGACAGCTTCGAGACCGCGCGCACGCGGCCCGAAGACATGGCGCTGCTGCACTTCACCAGCGGCACGACCGGGCGGCCGAAGGGCGCCGTGCATGTGCATGAAGCGGTCGTCGCGCATCACATCACCGGGCGGCTCGCGCTCGACCTGCACCCCGACGACGTCTTCTGGTGCACCGCCGATCCCGGCTGGGTCACGGGCACCTCCTACGGCATCATCTCGCCTCTCACCAATGGCGCGACCATGATCGTCGATCAGGCCGAGTTCGACGCCGCGCGCTGGTATCGCATCCTGCAGGATCAGAAGGTCAATGTCTGGTATACCGCGCCGACCGCGATCCGAATGTTGATGCGCATCGGCAGCGACATCGTGAAGGAACACGACCTGTCCGCGCTGCGCTTCATGGCCAGTGTGGGCGAGCCGCTCAACCCCGAAGCCGTGGTCTGGAGCGAGGAGGCCTTCGGGATGCCCTTCCACGACAACTGGTGGCAGACCGAGACCGGCGGCATCATGATCGCCAATTACCGCGCGATGGATGTGCGGCCCGGCTCCATGGGCAAGCCGCTGCCCGGCGTGACGGCGGCGGTCGTCGAGAAAGGTGAGGACGGGCACATGCGCCCAGTCGCTGAGCCGATGACGGTCGGCGAACTCGCGCTCGAACCTGGCTGGCCGTCGATGATGCGCGCGTATCTCCACGAAGAGGAACGCTACAACAAAAGCTTCGCGGACGGCTGGTATCTCTCCGGCGATCTCGCCATGCGCGATGCGGACGGCTATTTCTGGTTCGTCGGCCGCGCGGATGACGTGATCAAGAGCGCCGGGCACCTCATCGGCCCGTTCGAGGTGGAAAGCGCGCTGATGGAGCATCCGGCGGTCGCCGAGGTCGGCGTGATCGGCATTCCGGACGAGGCGGCCGGCGAGATCGTGAAGGCCTATGTCGCGATCAAGAAAGGCCACGAGCCCGACGAAGCGCTGCGCAAGGAGCTGCTCGGCCACGCACGCAAAAAGCTTGGCCCAGCCGTCGCGCCGCGCGAGATCGCGTTCCGCCAGAACCTGCCGAAAACGCGCAGCGGCAAGATCATGCGCCGTTTGTTGAAAGCGCGCGAGCTTGGCCTGCCGGAAGGCGACACCTCTACCCTGGAAAGCGACGAGAAATGA